Sequence from the Cenarchaeum symbiont of Oopsacas minuta genome:
GTGCTGCAGGATCTGCAATACAAAACATGAATGTCATGTTTGGTCTAGAAGAGACAACGGGGCTCAAATACACCCCACTCACACCGGTGTAATCTAGCCATGATTACAATAAAGATAGGCGGTAGTGTCGTAGATGATCTCCACGAGTCTACCATACTAGATATTAAAAAAACATCCATTGAACAAGGTTTGGTCATAGTTCATGGTGGGGCAAAAGAGGTTACCAAAGTTTCAAAACAGATTGGAAGAGAGCCAAAATTTGTCACATCTCCTAGTGGTATAAAAAGCAGGTATACTGATGCAGAGACTGCCAATATATTCACCATGGTCATGACAGGTCGCATCGGCAAAAATATAGTACGCATTTTACAAAAAAACGGCATAAATGCAATAGGACTCTCTGGGATAGATGGTCGCCTGATACAAGCAGAACGCAAAAAAAAATTACTAGTGATAAACGATAAAGGTAGAAAACAGATGATCGACGGAGGGTATACTGGAAAGATAACAAAGGTGGATTCAGACTTTATAAAATATTTAATAGAACGCAAGATGGTTCCAGTAATATCTCCAGTTGCAACAAGTGAAGAGTATGATTTTTTAAATGTGGATGGAGATAGAGCTGCAGCATATGTTGCAGGTGCTATAAAATCAGATTGCGTTTTGTTTATCACAAACGTGGACGGATTGTGGGACAAGGATAAAAATATCATAAAACATCTTGATCTACAATATGCAAAAGAGATTAGACCGACGATAGGTCCTGGAATGGAGAAAAAGGTTTTAGCATCTATAGAAGCAATAGAGATGGGTGTGAATACTGCAATTATAGCAAATGGAAAGAGGGAAAACCCCATATCAGAGGCGCTAAAACATAAAGAATGTACGGTGATAGAGAGATGAGCGAAGAAGAGTATATGGGTAATCTGTATCAGAAATTTCCAGTTACAATCCATAAAGGTAGTGGTGCACGTGTTTGGGATGATACAGGTAGAGAGTATATCGACTGCATGGGAGGATATGGTGTAGCACTTGTTGGGCATAGAAACAAACGCGTCGTAAATGCACTGCAAAAGCAGCTAGGAGAGATCATCACCGTGCACAGCTCGCTATACAGTACAACTCGACTAGAATTTCTCAAAAAACTTTTCTCAATTGCACCCTCTAAACTCTCTCAAGTTCATCTAAATAACAGTGGAGCTGAATCAGTAGAGGCTGCGATAAAGTTTGCTCGCAAATACACTAAAAGAAAACGTATGGTTGCCATGAGAGGATCATATCATGGAAAGACCATGGGAGCCCTCTCGCTTACATTTAATCCAAAATATAGAAAAAGCTTTGAGCCGCTAGTAGATTTAGTCGAATTTGTTCCATTTGGAGATATTGATGCTCTGCAAAATGTAATAGATGATCAGACAGCCATGTTGATCATAGAGCCAATTCAAGGTGAGAGTGGAATACATGTAGCACCGAATGGATTTTTACAAAAAGCGCGGAGTATATGCGATGACTCTGGAACATTGCTAGTATTTGATGAGATACAGTGTGGACTTGGTCGTACAGGTCGTATGTGGGCATGCGAGCATTGGGATACGATACCAGATATACTGTGTGCTTCAAAAGGAATTGCAGGTGGCATTCCAATGGGTGTGACTCTAACAAAACCTGAGATTATTGCATCAATCTCAAAAGGCGAGCACTCTTCTACATTTGGTGGCAATCCACTTGCATGTGCAGCAGCAAAAGCTGCAATTACAGCACTTACCGATGATGGATTGGTAAAAAATGCAGCAAGTGTCGGTGCAGTGCTTATAGATGGTCTCAAAAGTCTTGCTAGCAAACATCCCATAATCAGAGAGGTTCGCGGTATGGGGCTAATGGTTGGAGTAGAGTTGAAATTTGATGTGCGAGAGATTCTTTTGGATGCAATAAAAAATGGAATGCTCTTACTATATTCTGGTAGAAATGTATTACGTTTTCTCCCACCACTCTCAATATCAAAAGAAGAGGTGCAAAAGGTTTTAGTGACTCTTGATGAATTGTTAACCATGGAGGAGAAGAGAAGAGATGCAAATTGATTCAACTGATAAAAAAATTATAGATATTTTTAAAAAAAATTCTCGTGAATCATTTGCTACAGTTGGAACCATGACGAGTATATCTGAATCAGCTGTTAGAAGACGTGTAAAAAATATGCTCGATGCTGGAGTGATAAAAAAATTCACAATAGAGCAAGACGATGTAAATTCGACAAAAGCCATAGTGTTAGTCTCTGTAGATTCTGCAACAGATACATCGCTTGTATCAACAAATCTAAAAAAACTCAAAGACATACGTACAGTCTATGAGATTACAGGGCAATATGATATTGCAGTAATAATGAGTGCAGATAACATCTCTTCGATAAACGAGAGTATTGATGCATTACGTAAAAAATCTGGAGTTGTCGACACCAACACTGTGATAATATTACGTACCGTATAATGACGGAAACCGTTATAAAAAAGATGAAAAATGACTAAAACTGCACAAATATGTTTATATCCGTCATATAGATGACGGATCTCATGGAGAATCCAAATTTGTATGCTGATGCATATAACGAGTATGATTTGAATCATAAAAAAATACGTATTCTAGATAGCACATTACGTGAAGGAGAACAACATCCTGGTGTCTCATTTACCAACAAGCAACGCATACAGATAGCATGGATGTTGGATTATTTTGGTGTAGATCAAATAGAGATATCACCAGTGGTCTCAGACGATCATAAAAAAGCAGTTAAAACTATAATAAAACAAGGACTACAAGCAGATATTGTATCACATGGTCGTGCATTACGCTCTGATATTGACATCTCTATTGATTGTGATGCAAAATGGGTGGCAGCATATCTTGGAATATCAGATATCCATCTACGTGACAAGTTGAGAATAACGCAAGAGCAGGCAATGGAGCGTGCAATAGATACTGTAGAGTATGCAAAAAAACATGATCTGCATATACGATTTACTTTAGAGGATGGTAGTAGAGCTAAACCAGAGTTTATGGAAGATATGTGCCGTGCAATAACCAAAGCTGGAGTTGATCGCATTAGTCTACCAGATACTGTTGGTATACTACGGCCACGTGGAATGTATAATTTTGTAAATAGAGTACGCCAATGCACAGATGCTAAACTTGATGCACATGTACATAATGATATGGGATTTGCTCTTGCCAATGCTTTTGCTGCATGTGAGGCAGGAGTAGATCAGATACATACGACGATAGATGGTATAGGAGAGAGAACTGGCATACCTGCACTAGCAGAAGTAGCAGTTGCCCTCACATATCTATTCAAATCTCCCAACGATTTTCGACTAGACATGTTGCAAGATCTCTCAAGACTTATCGAGAGTTATACTATGATAAAACCATACGACTCTAAACCCATCGTGGGCACATCAGCTTTCAAGCATAAAGCTGGAACGCATCTAGCTGCCATACTGCGCAATCCTGCAGCCTATGAACCAATACCACCTAGATCGGTTGGAAATCGCAGAAGAATAGTCTTTGGTGAGCTTGCAGGAAAGACAGGTGCTGCACACTTGATGTCCATATTGGGTTTGAATCCTAACGAGGATGAGGCAAAAGGATTGGCATCTGGATTAAAGAATCTTCGAATGGGCGATCTAATGGATATTCCGCTAGATGATAGAGTAGAAAAAAAGATAATAGGTGACAATGATCGGTCAAATGGTGGTGAATAGACACGACAAAATGTGAAGAATGTGATGCAAATATTCCTATACCCTCAGATGCACTCGCAGGCGAGATTACAACCTGTTCTGAGTGTGGCGCAAGCTTTGAGCTGATAAAGGATGGAGACGAGATGATCCTAAAACCAGCACAGAGTGTAGGCGAGGACTGGGGACAGTGACCAATCAAAAGGTCACCGTCTTGTATGATACTGTAAGGTGGGAAGAAAAATCCCTAGCAGAGGCTGCAAAGAGAACAAGTGTCAATTTGCATATGCAGGATTGTAGGAGTGTGCGTCTTGATCTAGATGCACAACCTCCAGAGTATGGTACGATTCTACAAAGATGCGTCAGCTATTATAGAAATATTCATTCTACTGCAGCCTTTGAAGGTCTTGGTTCTGTTGTAATAAACTG
This genomic interval carries:
- a CDS encoding acetylglutamate kinase, which codes for MITIKIGGSVVDDLHESTILDIKKTSIEQGLVIVHGGAKEVTKVSKQIGREPKFVTSPSGIKSRYTDAETANIFTMVMTGRIGKNIVRILQKNGINAIGLSGIDGRLIQAERKKKLLVINDKGRKQMIDGGYTGKITKVDSDFIKYLIERKMVPVISPVATSEEYDFLNVDGDRAAAYVAGAIKSDCVLFITNVDGLWDKDKNIIKHLDLQYAKEIRPTIGPGMEKKVLASIEAIEMGVNTAIIANGKRENPISEALKHKECTVIER
- a CDS encoding homocitrate synthase, which gives rise to MTDLMENPNLYADAYNEYDLNHKKIRILDSTLREGEQHPGVSFTNKQRIQIAWMLDYFGVDQIEISPVVSDDHKKAVKTIIKQGLQADIVSHGRALRSDIDISIDCDAKWVAAYLGISDIHLRDKLRITQEQAMERAIDTVEYAKKHDLHIRFTLEDGSRAKPEFMEDMCRAITKAGVDRISLPDTVGILRPRGMYNFVNRVRQCTDAKLDAHVHNDMGFALANAFAACEAGVDQIHTTIDGIGERTGIPALAEVAVALTYLFKSPNDFRLDMLQDLSRLIESYTMIKPYDSKPIVGTSAFKHKAGTHLAAILRNPAAYEPIPPRSVGNRRRIVFGELAGKTGAAHLMSILGLNPNEDEAKGLASGLKNLRMGDLMDIPLDDRVEKKIIGDNDRSNGGE
- a CDS encoding acetylornithine and succinylornithine aminotransferase, coding for MYGDREMSEEEYMGNLYQKFPVTIHKGSGARVWDDTGREYIDCMGGYGVALVGHRNKRVVNALQKQLGEIITVHSSLYSTTRLEFLKKLFSIAPSKLSQVHLNNSGAESVEAAIKFARKYTKRKRMVAMRGSYHGKTMGALSLTFNPKYRKSFEPLVDLVEFVPFGDIDALQNVIDDQTAMLIIEPIQGESGIHVAPNGFLQKARSICDDSGTLLVFDEIQCGLGRTGRMWACEHWDTIPDILCASKGIAGGIPMGVTLTKPEIIASISKGEHSSTFGGNPLACAAAKAAITALTDDGLVKNAASVGAVLIDGLKSLASKHPIIREVRGMGLMVGVELKFDVREILLDAIKNGMLLLYSGRNVLRFLPPLSISKEEVQKVLVTLDELLTMEEKRRDAN
- a CDS encoding AsnC family transcriptional regulator, translating into MQIDSTDKKIIDIFKKNSRESFATVGTMTSISESAVRRRVKNMLDAGVIKKFTIEQDDVNSTKAIVLVSVDSATDTSLVSTNLKKLKDIRTVYEITGQYDIAVIMSADNISSINESIDALRKKSGVVDTNTVIILRTV